A stretch of Saccharomyces cerevisiae S288C chromosome IV, complete sequence DNA encodes these proteins:
- the ARO80 gene encoding Aro80p (Zinc finger transcriptional activator of the Zn2Cys6 family; activates transcription of aromatic amino acid catabolic genes in the presence of aromatic amino acids), producing the protein MSAKKRPSGNAAFELPKRRRTYQACISCRSRKVKCDLGPVDNPHDPPCARCKRELKKCIFSSNKGTSNDLPPNSINAISLPSLGKSKQEIQNDSTSPILSDVPLSRKGISSEKSFKSEGMKWKLELSSMQNALEFLAQAAGTVAKEGAKEIIKEKSTTPKPLKSSLDATNKSATDEGLKRLSKSDSTNTLYENTADMLNHTLNTNRKTSQLMEEIGKVRPPPTRKIDDFDYIGPDSLLTKEEAIELIEAFFLTMHPFFPNIPLQLHDPKELAEYPILFCAILTVSARYHPFDTLGLDNGEDGMRHIEVHDKLWVYCQKLISQTIWAEASTRSIGTVLAFIIFTEWNPRSIHYKWSDYANDPELNNVNARGSKNISTRKDEEGLTGVGAIRRSDRMSWMLTGSAVRLAQDMGFIENSSKVFIVTHISETTSAMNMNQRSLLAESFSVLNLNLGKIENDGNESNEDYLGNEKFYLNEILPDEESKLRWKRVFENSENDHDNEKNFLTDWEREFLNDEYVLYYSNKKDDTNLAQNHIPPFPLRFSFAQRAKIEIIRILSIAYETIYCEKNKRKLATTDQRHNLSVLSVFSPLIEGWLSNYRELLVPLSDVPFSLADRKNKKQIFDNIDRINGESIITDFNYCQLYIFSLALQVDGKTSRLNMNEIVTSARYVELAYRSAKEILSSAKRVSRQGMLKYMPVRWVIRIIRSIAFIVKCYLTLTGSELATNPDARNILKLSAISVDETFDIIRDTAVTLKEATPDELHLCQRYAAILMYLCTEMKLRKKSYLERPPLLRDGTTPLESNRESSLEGQDLTKKPIFSKRIGYNKTETTFEPSERPLTEEINSNSQNSNDTSSKGIVDPFVEQNNDITTALLNNELFQGPSLSDEVTDWFGASEDIGLEFVEPWTELIEQRYMQCGDGDNNNFENLYNLFVNSNNINNDINNSRPITRK; encoded by the coding sequence ATGTCTGCTAAGAAAAGGCCTTCGGGAAACGCAGCATTTGAACTTCCAAAACGGAGAAGAACCTACCAAGCTTGCATCAGCTGCAGATCAAGGAAGGTGAAATGTGATCTTGGTCCGGTTGATAACCCACACGACCCACCGTGTGCACGTTGCAAAAGGGagctaaaaaaatgtatttttAGCTCTAATAAGGGAACTTCGAACGACTTGCCTCCTAATTCGATTAATGCAATAAGTCTGCCATCTCTAGGTAAGAGTAAGCAAGAGATACAAAATGACTCAACGAGCCCAATTTTATCGGATGTACCTTTGTCAAGAAAAGGGATTAGCAGTGAAAAATCATTTAAATCAGAAGGGATGAAGTGGAAGCTTGAACTTTCCTCCATGCAGAACGCCCTAGAGTTTCTGGCCCAAGCTGCTGGAACTGTAGCAAAAGAAGGCGCAAAAGAAATCATAAAAGAGAAGTCCACAACACCGAAACCACTGAAAAGTTCTTTGGATGCGACAAATAAATCTGCTACGGACGAGGGGTTGAAACGACTTTCAAAAAGTGACAGTACTAACACACTTTACGAAAATACAGCAGATATGCTTAACCACACGCTGAATACGAATAGGAAAACATCACAATTAATGGAAGAAATCGGGAAAGTGAGACCTCCACCTACCCGGAAAATTGACGACTTCGATTACATCGGTCCAGATAGCTTGCTTACTAAAGAGGAGGCGATTGAACTCATAGAGGCATTTTTTCTCACGATGCACCCATTCTTTCCCAATATCCCACTTCAATTGCATGATCCGAAAGAATTAGCAGAATATccaattttgttttgtgCAATTTTGACTGTTTCTGCTCGCTATCATCCTTTCGATACTTTAGGATTAGACAATGGAGAAGATGGGATGAGACACATTGAAGTTCACGATAAATTATGGGTGTATTGCCAGAAGCTTATATCTCAAACAATTTGGGCAGAGGCTAGTACTAGGTCAATTGGCACCGTGCTTGCTTTCATAATTTTCACGGAATGGAACCCAAGGAGTATCCACTATAAATGGTCTGACTATGCAAATGATCCTGAGTTAAATAATGTCAACGCTAGAGGAAGTAAGAATATTAGTACGAGGAAGGACGAAGAAGGATTGACCGGTGTCGGCGCAATCCGTAGAAGCGACCGAATGTCATGGATGCTGACAGGGTCTGCAGTAAGGCTGGCGCAAGATATGGGATTCATTGAAAACAGCTCAAAAGTATTCATTGTCACTCATATATCTGAGACTACCAGTGCTATGAATATGAATCAAAGATCCTTATTAGCAGAATCATTCAGCGTTTTAAACTTGAATTTaggaaaaattgaaaacgatgGAAATGAAAGCAATGAGGATTACCTTgggaatgaaaaattttatctGAATGAGATTTTGCCTGATGAAGAAAGTAAACTAAGGTGGAAGagagtttttgaaaactcaGAAAATGACCACGACAAcgagaaaaattttttgactGATTGGGAGAGGGAGTTTTTAAACGATGAGTATGTTCTATATTATTCtaataaaaaagatgataCTAATCTAGCACAGAATCACATACCACCATTTCCACTAAGATTCTCATTCGCCCAAAGAGCAAAAATAGAGATCATTCGAATCCTATCCATAGCATATGAGACGATTTACTGTGAGAAGAATAAGAGGAAATTGGCAACGACAGATCAGAGACACAACCTCTCTGTCCTAAGTGTTTTTTCTCCCTTGATAGAGGGCTGGCTCAGTAACTACAGAGAGCTTCTTGTACCCCTTTCTGATGTCCCTTTCTCACTAGCAGATaggaagaacaaaaaacaaatatttgataacATCGATAGAATAAATGGTGAAAGTATTATCACAGATTTCAATTATTGTCAACTTTATATCTTTTCCCTCGCACTGCAAGTGGATGGGAAAACAAGCAGATTGAATATGAATGAAATTGTGACAAGCGCGAGGTATGTGGAATTAGCATACAGATctgcaaaagaaatattgaGTTCTGCAAAGCGAGTTTCAAGGCAAGGAATGCTAAAATACATGCCCGTAAGATGGGTAATACGAATAATTAGATCCATTGCGTTCATAGTAAAATGCTACCTAACACTTACTGGTAGTGAACTGGCAACAAATCCAGATGCCAGAAacattttaaaattaagTGCAATATCGGTTGACGAAACATTCGATATCATCCGTGACACTGCGGttactttgaaagaagCTACACCAGATGAATTACATCTATGTCAAAGATACGCAGCCATATTAATGTACTTATGTACAGAGATGAAACTTCGAAAAAAATCTTACTTAGAACGACCACCCTTATTAAGAGATGGCACCACTCCTCTAGAGAGCAATCGCGAATCCTCACTGGAGGGACAAGACTTAACTAAGAAGCCAATATTCTCTAAACGTATTGGATATAATAAAACCGAGACTACTTTTGAACCCTCGGAAAGGCCTTTGACGGAGGAAATTAATAGCAATTCTCAGAATTCAAATGATACATCTTCTAAAGGTATCGTTGATCCTTTTGTTGAACAAAACAACGATATCACAACAGCGTTACTGAACAATGAACTCTTCCAAGGTCCATCTCTATCTGACGAGGTTACAGATTGGTTCGGTGCTAGTGAAGATATCGGGCTTGAATTTGTAGAACCATGGACAGAACTTATTGAGCAACGATATATGCAATGTGGAGATggtgataataataatttcGAAAATTTATACAACTTGTTCGTGAATAGTAataacatcaataatgatatTAATAACTCAAGGCCAATAACGCGTAAATAA
- the HKR1 gene encoding Hkr1p (Mucin family member that functions as an osmosensor in the HOG pathway; large, highly glycosylated protein that functions redundantly with Msb2p in Sho1p-mediated osmostresss induction of the HOG signaling pathway; cytoplasmic domain interacts with Ahk1p a scaffold protein that prevents cross talk with the Kss1p MAPK of the filamentous growth pathway; mutant displays defects in beta-1,3 glucan synthesis and bud site selection) — MVSLKIKKILLLVSLLNAIEAYSNDTIYSTSYNNGIESTPSYSTSAISSTGSSNKENAITSSSETTTMAGQYGESGSTTIMDEQETGTSSQYISVTTTTQTSDTMSSVKKSTEIATPSSSIVPTPLQSYSDESQISQTLSHNPKSVAESDSDTTSSESSSSVIISTSDSSAVPREISPIITTDSQISKEEGTLAQTSSISETTRIAQMVTRVSQISSITAASTIDGFSSESTQTDFSNTVSFENSVEEEYAMSKSQLSESYSSSSTVYSGGESTADKTSSSPITSFSSSYSQTTSTETSESSRVAVGVSRPSSITQTTSIDSFSMSEVELSTYYDLSAGNYPDQELIVDRPATSSTAETSSEASQGVSRESNTFAVSSISTTNFIVSSASDTVVSTSSTNTVPYSSVHSTFVHATSSSTYISSSLYSSPSLSASVSSHFGVAPFPSAYISFSSVPVAVSSTYTSSPSASVVVPSAYASSPSVPVAVSSTYTSSPSAPAAISSTYTSSPSAPVAVSSTYTSSPSAPAAISSTYTSSPSAPVAVSSTYTSSPSAPAAISSTYTSSPSAPVAVSSTYTSSPSAPVAISSTYTSSPSVPVAVSSTYTSSPSAPAAISSTYTSSPSAPVAVSSTYTSSPSAPAAISSTYTSSPSVPVAVSSTYTSSPSAPAAISSTYTSSPSVPVAVSSTYTSSPSAPAAISSTYTSSPSAPVAVSSTYTSSPSAPAAISSTYTSSPSAPVAVSSTYTSSPSAPAAISSTYTSSPSAPVAVSSTYTSSPSALVVLSSTSTSSPYDIVYSPSTFAAISSGYTPSPSASVAMSSTSSSSPYDIVYSLSSSASRSSIATYEFSPSPSTSLPTSSTYTYFSSAYAFEFSSERYSTTSTIAPTQIHSTLSRITDFLLQTSMAIQSIVSQQISTSSTLNDEIHSSALSVFNPSASNLVETSLIISSTQASITSPKNSAKISSLQSQLSSSTKNPYDTANKNTETSGRSTVVSNFLYTSSAAKPDNEKFSATPTEITTISSSSHAYSLSIPSSHNSVTGLSHNFVDSSKSATSFGYSSSSISSIKLSKETIPASKSVSNTQERITSFTSTLRANSQSEKSEGRNSVGSLQSSHISSNPSLSTNTKVDSKSLSRKVSKTMGENGEETGLTTTKTQYKSSSETSGSYSRSFTKISIGPATTAVQTQASTNSVFTAPALSTYPTTPYPSPNSYAWLPTAIIVESSETGPTTASFNPSITGSLPNAIEPAVAVSEPINHTLITIGFTAALNYVFLVQNPLSSAQIFNFLPLVLKYPFSNTSSELDNSIGELSTFILSYRSGSSTTTLSPKSISSLSVVKKKKNQQKKNATKSTEDLHPPQVDTSSIAVKKIVPMVDSSKAYIVSVAEVYFPTEAVTYLQQLILDENSTLYSNPQTPLRSLAGLIDSGIPLGGLTLYGSGDGGYVPSLTSSSVLDSSKGNSQNIDGTYKYGALDDFINSFTDSASAGKYAVKIIIFLIVLTIGVLLWLFVAFFAFRHRNILLKRHPRNCIGKSLNNERELESTELSRSSSGNQVYNEKPPESENESVYSAVDDHYIVTGENTVYNTIHRLHYTINDDGDLLYRDAIPLDFDQTNGDDGSGIDSIVRDCVYDKNQDATEAFLNDEESISGILDVDENGDIRLYDSYSDNEESNSFHLPDEVIENYNKNHLCETKLHGLGTESCTTDDPDTGNQITNEFSTGSQTCLPSTAYTTPLHTNSIKLHTLRYTESSLPKPNQTLFSNLEDLEIEDIDDNGSVSDVHIEELDALDEELYKRMSKVIKQQNHQTTKI, encoded by the coding sequence ATGGTctcattgaaaataaaaaaaattttactCCTGGTGTCATTGTTAAATGCAATCGAGGCCTATAGTAACGATACAATATATTCAACTTCATACAATAATGGAATAGAAAGCACACCCTCATATTCAACATCCGCGATATCCAGTACCGGATCTAGCAACAAAGAGAATGCAATAACATCAAGCTCTGAAACCACCACAATGGCTGGCCAATATGGTGAAAGTGGAAGCACAACAATAATGGATGAACAAGAAACTGGTACGTCCAGCCAGTATATTAGTGTGACGACGACAACGCAAACTTCTGACACGATGTCATCAGTAAAAAAGTCTACGGAAATAGCGACACCAAGTAGTAGCATTGTACCCACCCCTTTGCAGTCCTATAGCGATGAATCACAAATATCACAAACGCTTAGTCACAATCCGAAGTCCGTGGCGGAGTCAGATAGCGATACAACCTCCTCGGAATCCTCAAGTAGCGTAATAATATCCACATCCGATAGTTCAGCGGTACCGAGGGAAATAAGTCCAATAATAACCACAGATTCTcaaatttccaaagaagaaggcACATTGGCTCAAACTTCCAGTATCAGTGAAACAACGAGAATTGCACAAATGGTAACCAGAGTTTCACAAATCTCCAGCATAACGGCAGCTTCAACAATAGATGGCTTTAGTAGTGAATCAACACAAACAGATTTTTCCAACACTGTATCGTTTGAAAATTCAGTCGAAGAAGAATATGCCATGAGCAAATCCCAGCTCTCTGAAAGTTACAGTTCAAGTTCAACCGTCTATTCTGGAGGGGAGTCGACTGCAGACAAGACATCTAGCTCCCCCATTACCAgcttttcatcttcttaTAGCCAAACAACGTCAACTGAAACCTCTGAGAGCAGCCGAGTGGCTGTTGGAGTATCCCGGCCCTCTAGCATAACGCAAACTACATCAATTGATAGTTTTAGTATGAGTGAAGTAGAGCTTTCCACATATTATGACTTAAGTGCTGGCAACTATCCTGACCAAGAACTGATTGTCGATCGCCCGGCCACTTCTTCCACTGCCGAAACATCTTCAGAGGCAAGTCAAGGTGTAAGCCGTGAATCTAACACTTTCGCAGTATCTTCGATTTCCACGACAAACTTTATAGTTAGCAGTGCTTCGGATACTGTTGTTTCAACTTCAAGCACCAATACAGTGCCATACAGCTCTGTCCATTCAACCTTTGTTCATGCGACTTCCTCGTCGActtatatttcttcttccctTTATTCTTCCCCATCCTTATCTGCATCCGTTTCCTCTCACTTTGGCGTTGCTCCTTTTCCATCTGCTTACATATCTTTCTCATCAGTACCCGTTGCAGTATCCTCGACGTACACGTCTTCACCATCGGCTTCTGTTGTAGTACCTTCTGCCTATGCGTCTTCACCATCAGTACCCGTTGCAGTATCCTCGACGTACACGTCTTCACCATCAGCACCTGCTGCAATATCCTCAACGTACACGTCTTCACCATCGGCACCTGTTGCAGTATCCTCGACGTACACGTCTTCACCATCGGCACCTGCTGCAATATCCTCAACGTACACGTCTTCACCATCGGCACCTGTTGCAGTATCCTCGACGTACACGTCTTCACCATCAGCACCTGCTGCAATATCCTCAACGTACACGTCTTCACCATCGGCACCTGTTGCAGTATCCTCGACGTACACGTCTTCACCATCAGCACCTGTTGCAATATCCTCAACGTACACGTCTTCACCATCGGTACCTGTTGCAGTATCCTCGACGTACACGTCTTCACCATCAGCACCTGCTGCAATATCCTCAACGTACACGTCTTCACCATCGGCACCCGTTGCAGTATCCTCGACGTACACGTCTTCACCATCAGCACCTGCTGCAATATCCTCAACGTACACGTCTTCACCATCAGTACCCGTTGCAGTATCCTCGACGTACACGTCTTCACCATCAGCACCTGCTGCAATATCCTCAACGTACACGTCTTCACCATCAGTACCCGTTGCAGTATCCTCGACGTACACGTCTTCACCATCAGCACCTGCTGCAATATCCTCAACGTACACGTCTTCACCATCGGCACCCGTTGCAGTATCCTCGACGTACACGTCTTCACCATCAGCACCTGCTGCAATATCCTCAACGTACACGTCTTCACCATCGGCACCCGTTGCAGTATCCTCGACGTACACGTCTTCACCATCAGCACCTGCTGCAATATCCTCAACGTACACGTCTTCACCATCGGCACCTGTTGCAGTATCCTCGACGTACACGTCTTCACCATCGGCTCTTGTTGTCCTGTCATCTACTTCCACATCCTCTCcatatgatattgtttaCTCTCCATCAACTTTTGCTGCCATATCATCCGGTTACACGCCTTCACCTTCTGCTTCTGTCGCCATGTCATCTACTTCCTCATCCTCTCcatatgatattgtttaCTCTCTATCATCTTCTGCTTCCAGATCGTCCATTGCTACATATGAATTTTCACCTTCCCCATCTACTTCTTTACCCACCTCTTCTACTTACACATACTTTTCATCTGCTTATGcgtttgaattttcttctgagCGGTACTCAACAACATCCACAATAGCACCAACTCAAATACATAGCACATTGTCCAGGATTACGGATTTCTTACTGCAGACTTCGATGGCAATCCAAAGTATAGTCTCTCAGCAAATTTCTACAAGCTCAACTTTAAATGACGAAATACATTCAAGCGCGCTTTCCGTTTTCAACCCTTCAGCTTCGAATTTGGTTGAAACTTCTCTGATAATTTCATCGACCCAAGCAAGCATAACAAGCCCCAAAAACTCAGCTAAAATTAGTTCACTACAGAGCCAGCTGTCTAGCAGTACAAAAAATCCATACGATACGGCGAACAAGAATACTGAGACCAGTGGCAGATCCACAGTTGTTTCGAATTTCCTATACACATCTTCCGCGGCGAAACCAGACAATGAAAAGTTTTCCGCTACTCCTACAGAGATAACTACAATTTCAAGTAGCTCGCACGCATATTCTTTATCTATTCCAAGTTCTCATAATTCTGTGACTGGACTATCACATAACTTTGTCGATTCGTCAAAAAGTGCAACCTCATTTGGCTACTCATCCtcatcaatatcttcaataaaactttcaaaagaaacaataccTGCAAGTAAATCTGTTTCAAACACACAAGAAAGAATCACAAGCTTTACATCAACATTACGAGCAAATAGTCAGTCTGAAAAATCCGAAGGGAGGAATTCTGTAGGTTCTTTACAAAGTTCACATATTTCATCTAACCCATCGCTCTCCACAAATACAAAGGTTGATTCGAAAAGTTTATCCAGGAAAGTATCGAAAACCATGGGCGAAAATGGCGAGGAAACCGGCTTAACCACAACAAAGACGCAATACAAAAGTTCTTCTGAAACCAGTGGGTCATATTCTCGGTCTTTTACAAAAATCTCAATTGGACCTGCTACGACTGCAGTTCAAACTCAGGCAAGCACTAATTCAGTATTCACAGCCCCTGCCTTGTCTACCTATCCTACTACTCCGTACCCCTCTCCAAATAGTTACGCATGGTTACCTACCGCTATTATAGTGGAATCATCCGAAACGGGCCCCACTACCGCATCATTCAATCCGTCAATCACTGGTTCACTTCCCAATGCAATTGAACCGGCCGTCGCTGTATCGGAACCCATTAACCACACTTTAATTACCATCGGATTCACGGCCGCTTTGAATTATGTATTTTTGGTTCAAAATCCATTATCTTCGGCTCAAATCTTCAACTTTTTACCTCTCGTTTTGAAGTATCCCTTTTCAAACACCTCATCAGAACTGGACAATAGTATTGGGGAATTATCCACTTTTATTCTTTCATACCGGTCTGGGAGCAGCACAACTACCCTTTCCCCAAAATCCatatcatcattatcagttgtcaagaaaaaaaaaaaccagcagaaaaaaaatgccaCGAAGTCAACCGAGGACTTACATCCTCCACAAGTCGACACATCCTCAATAGCGGTGAAAAAGATTGTTCCCATGGTAGACTCTTCTAAGGCATACATTGTATCAGTTGCAGAGGTATATTTTCCAACAGAAGCCGTAACATATCTTCAGCAATTAATCCTTGATGAAAATTCGACTCTTTATAGCAATCCTCAAACCCCACTGCGAAGTTTAGCTGGTCTAATAGATAGTGGGATCCCATTAGGGGGATTGACGTTATATGGCTCTGGAGATGGTGGTTATGTCCCTAGTTTAACCTCATCAAGCGTCTTGGATTCttcaaaaggaaattcCCAAAACATAGATGGAACTTACAAGTATGGAGCTTTGGATGACTTTATCAATTCATTCACAGATTCTGCATCTGCAGGAAAGTATGCTGTAAAAATAATCATCTTTTTGATTGTTTTAACTATTGGCGTACTCTTGTGGTTATTCGTTGCATTTTTTGCTTTCCGTCATAGAaatatattattgaaaagacaCCCAAGGAACTGCATAGGGAAAAGCCTCAATAATGAGAGGGAACTTGAAAGTACCGAGCTTTCCCGCTCTTCTTCTGGAAACCAAGTTTATAATGAAAAGCCGCCAGAAtctgaaaatgaaagtgTTTACTCTGCGGTAGATGATCATTATATTGTGACTGGCGAAAACACAGTCTATAATACTATTCACAGATTACATTATACCATTAATGATGACGGTGATCTATTGTACAGGGACGCAATCCCCCTCGATTTTGATCAAACCAATGGGGATGATGGTTCGGGAATAGACAGTATAGTAAGAGACTGCGTGTATGACAAAAACCAAGATGCTACGGAAGCCTTCTTGAATGATGAGGAGTCCATATCAGGCATTCTAGatgttgatgaaaatggtgATATTCGATTATACGACAGTTATTCTGACAATGAAGAGTCAAACAGTTTTCACTTGCCAGACGAAGTTATTGAAAACTATAACAAGAACCATTTGTGCGAAACTAAACTTCATGGACTAGGCACTGAATCATGTACTACAGATGATCCCGATACTGGAAATCAAATTACGAATGAGTTTTCTACAGGGAGTCAGACATGTTTGCCAAGTACCGCTTATACCACACCCCTTCATACAAATTCGATTAAACTTCACACATTACGCTACACAGAATCTTCACTACCAAAGCCAAATCAGACTCTTTTCTCTAATCTTGAAGATTTAGAAATAGAGGATATTGACGACAATGGTAGTGTTTCAGATGTACATATCGAGGAGCTGGATGCTTTAGACGAAGAACTTTATAAGAGAATGTCGAAAGTTATAAAACAACAGAACCATCAAACGACAAAAATATAG